One segment of Triticum aestivum cultivar Chinese Spring chromosome 2A, IWGSC CS RefSeq v2.1, whole genome shotgun sequence DNA contains the following:
- the LOC123188947 gene encoding oligoribonuclease isoform X1, protein MANLANMFAVLDLDGEDDRKEVEQPTSSKPEAAAAPAPRKPDSGMMNNKMIVNYDGDKLGSSSSEYKMPLVWIDLEMTGLDIRKDRILEIACIITDGKLTKRIESRETSSLTRSPLSLLSRNQSTLTTVQGPDLVIRQSKECLDNMNEWCKTHHGASGLTEQVLQSDIYECDAEKQVLDFVRRYIGSATPLIAGNSIYTDLLFLKEYMPQLAGIFPHVIVDVSSITALCIRWFPKERKQAPRKEKNHRALDDIRESIMELQYYKENIFKSRQSKH, encoded by the exons ATGGCTAATCTTGCCAACATGTTTGCTGTCCTTGACCTGGATGGCGAGGACGATCGAAAGGAAGTGGAACAACCGACATCCAGCAAGCCAGAAGCTGCTGCCGCCCCCGCCCCCAGGAAACCCG ATAGTGGCATGATGAATAACAAAATGATTGTAAATTACGATGGGGATAAACTTGGTTCATCGTCAAGTGAATACAAGATGCCATTGGTGTGGATTGACTTGGAAATGACCG GTTTGGATATCAGAAAAGACCGCATACTGGAGATTGCTTGTATTATAACAGATGGTAAACTTACCAAACGGATAGAG agtcgggagacgagttcgctaacgaggagcccgttgagtttgctttcgaggaaccagtcaactctgacaactgtgcag GGTCCTGATTTGGTTATAAGACAGAGCAAGGAATGCTTAGACAACATGAATGAATGGTGTAAAACCCATCATGGTGCCAGTG GACTGACAGAACAAGTATTGCAGAGTGACATTTATGAGTGTGATGCTGAGAAACAG GTGCTAGACTTTGTTAGGAGGTATATTGGTTCGGCGACTCCATTGATTGCTGGGAATTCTATCTATACAGATTTACTATTTTTGAAG GAGTATATGCCACAGCTTGCAGGCATATTCCCTCATGTGATAGTTGATGTGAGCAGCATAACGGCTCTGTGCATCCGCTGGTTCCCCAAGG AAAGAAAGCAAGCTCCAAGAAAGGAGAAAAACCACAGGGCACTGGACGACATCAGAGAGAGCATCATGGAGCTGCAGTACTACAAGGAGAACATCTTCAAATCGCGGCAATCTAAGCATTAG
- the LOC123188947 gene encoding oligoribonuclease isoform X4 encodes MANLANMFAVLDLDGEDDRKEVEQPTSSKPEAAAAPAPRKPDSGMMNNKMIVNYDGDKLGSSSSEYKMPLVWIDLEMTGLDIRKDRILEIACIITDGKLTKRIEGPDLVIRQSKECLDNMNEWCKTHHGASGLTEQVLQSDIYECDAEKQVLDFVRRYIGSATPLIAGNSIYTDLLFLKEYMPQLAGIFPHVIVDVSSITALCIRWFPKERKQAPRKEKNHRALDDIRESIMELQYYKENIFKSRQSKH; translated from the exons ATGGCTAATCTTGCCAACATGTTTGCTGTCCTTGACCTGGATGGCGAGGACGATCGAAAGGAAGTGGAACAACCGACATCCAGCAAGCCAGAAGCTGCTGCCGCCCCCGCCCCCAGGAAACCCG ATAGTGGCATGATGAATAACAAAATGATTGTAAATTACGATGGGGATAAACTTGGTTCATCGTCAAGTGAATACAAGATGCCATTGGTGTGGATTGACTTGGAAATGACCG GTTTGGATATCAGAAAAGACCGCATACTGGAGATTGCTTGTATTATAACAGATGGTAAACTTACCAAACGGATAGAG GGTCCTGATTTGGTTATAAGACAGAGCAAGGAATGCTTAGACAACATGAATGAATGGTGTAAAACCCATCATGGTGCCAGTG GACTGACAGAACAAGTATTGCAGAGTGACATTTATGAGTGTGATGCTGAGAAACAG GTGCTAGACTTTGTTAGGAGGTATATTGGTTCGGCGACTCCATTGATTGCTGGGAATTCTATCTATACAGATTTACTATTTTTGAAG GAGTATATGCCACAGCTTGCAGGCATATTCCCTCATGTGATAGTTGATGTGAGCAGCATAACGGCTCTGTGCATCCGCTGGTTCCCCAAGG AAAGAAAGCAAGCTCCAAGAAAGGAGAAAAACCACAGGGCACTGGACGACATCAGAGAGAGCATCATGGAGCTGCAGTACTACAAGGAGAACATCTTCAAATCGCGGCAATCTAAGCATTAG
- the LOC123188947 gene encoding oligoribonuclease isoform X2, with the protein MANLANMFAVLDLDGEDDRKEVEQPTSSKPEAAAAPAPRKPDSGMMNNKMIVNYDGDKLGSSSSEYKMPLVWIDLEMTGLDIRKDRILEIACIITDGKLTKRIESRETSSLTRSPLSLLSRNQSTLTTVQGPDLVIRQSKECLDNMNEWCKTHHGASGLTEQVLQSDIYECDAEKQVLDFVRRYIGSATPLIAGNSIYTDLLFLKEYMPQLAGIFPHVIVDVSSITALCIRWFPKENSRLHRGRLKDQLVRWETYLSAIGL; encoded by the exons ATGGCTAATCTTGCCAACATGTTTGCTGTCCTTGACCTGGATGGCGAGGACGATCGAAAGGAAGTGGAACAACCGACATCCAGCAAGCCAGAAGCTGCTGCCGCCCCCGCCCCCAGGAAACCCG ATAGTGGCATGATGAATAACAAAATGATTGTAAATTACGATGGGGATAAACTTGGTTCATCGTCAAGTGAATACAAGATGCCATTGGTGTGGATTGACTTGGAAATGACCG GTTTGGATATCAGAAAAGACCGCATACTGGAGATTGCTTGTATTATAACAGATGGTAAACTTACCAAACGGATAGAG agtcgggagacgagttcgctaacgaggagcccgttgagtttgctttcgaggaaccagtcaactctgacaactgtgcag GGTCCTGATTTGGTTATAAGACAGAGCAAGGAATGCTTAGACAACATGAATGAATGGTGTAAAACCCATCATGGTGCCAGTG GACTGACAGAACAAGTATTGCAGAGTGACATTTATGAGTGTGATGCTGAGAAACAG GTGCTAGACTTTGTTAGGAGGTATATTGGTTCGGCGACTCCATTGATTGCTGGGAATTCTATCTATACAGATTTACTATTTTTGAAG GAGTATATGCCACAGCTTGCAGGCATATTCCCTCATGTGATAGTTGATGTGAGCAGCATAACGGCTCTGTGCATCCGCTGGTTCCCCAAGG AGAACTCACGATTACATAGGGGCAGACTTAAAGATCAGCTAGTGAGGTGGGAAACATACTTGAGTGCTATTGGACTATAA
- the LOC123188947 gene encoding oligoribonuclease isoform X3, with translation MANLANMFAVLDLDGEDDRKEVEQPTSSKPEAAAAPAPRKPDSGMMNNKMIVNYDGDKLGSSSSEYKMPLVWIDLEMTGLDIRKDRILEIACIITDGKLTKRIESRETSSLTRSPLSLLSRNQSTLTTVQGPDLVIRQSKECLDNMNEWCKTHHGASGLTEQVLQSDIYECDAEKQVLDFVRRYIGSATPLIAGNSIYTDLLFLKEYMPQLAGIFPHVIVDVSSITALCIRWFPKGGVKFEQILSVRKLQRCFGLI, from the exons ATGGCTAATCTTGCCAACATGTTTGCTGTCCTTGACCTGGATGGCGAGGACGATCGAAAGGAAGTGGAACAACCGACATCCAGCAAGCCAGAAGCTGCTGCCGCCCCCGCCCCCAGGAAACCCG ATAGTGGCATGATGAATAACAAAATGATTGTAAATTACGATGGGGATAAACTTGGTTCATCGTCAAGTGAATACAAGATGCCATTGGTGTGGATTGACTTGGAAATGACCG GTTTGGATATCAGAAAAGACCGCATACTGGAGATTGCTTGTATTATAACAGATGGTAAACTTACCAAACGGATAGAG agtcgggagacgagttcgctaacgaggagcccgttgagtttgctttcgaggaaccagtcaactctgacaactgtgcag GGTCCTGATTTGGTTATAAGACAGAGCAAGGAATGCTTAGACAACATGAATGAATGGTGTAAAACCCATCATGGTGCCAGTG GACTGACAGAACAAGTATTGCAGAGTGACATTTATGAGTGTGATGCTGAGAAACAG GTGCTAGACTTTGTTAGGAGGTATATTGGTTCGGCGACTCCATTGATTGCTGGGAATTCTATCTATACAGATTTACTATTTTTGAAG GAGTATATGCCACAGCTTGCAGGCATATTCCCTCATGTGATAGTTGATGTGAGCAGCATAACGGCTCTGTGCATCCGCTGGTTCCCCAAGG GTGGTGTAAAATTTGAACAGATTTTGAGTGTTCGCAAATTGCAACGATGTTTTGGTTTGATTTAA